From a region of the Haloferax volcanii DS2 genome:
- the thiL gene encoding thiamine-phosphate kinase, with protein MDERAALRLLAADLPDAGDDAAVVDDLVVTTDMLHETTDFPAGTTRYTAGWRAVGASLSDVAAMGASATCAVAAYAAVELDETELGDFVRGARDVCEAVDASYVGGDLDTHREFTTATTAIGRTDDPVRRSGAESGDLLCVTGELGRSAAAVRLFEASETDRANDLFRFTPRVAAGVALRGSATSMMDSSDGLARSAHQLAEAGDCGFELDFDALPVHDAVEEVAADADDRRDLAAFFGEDFELVFTLPESALDAARDVADVPLTVVGKAVEESADAAVVADGEAVPDRGYTHGGGE; from the coding sequence ATGGACGAGCGTGCCGCCCTCAGACTGCTCGCCGCGGACCTGCCGGACGCCGGCGACGACGCCGCCGTCGTCGACGACCTCGTCGTCACGACCGACATGCTCCACGAGACGACGGACTTCCCCGCGGGGACGACCCGCTACACCGCCGGCTGGCGGGCCGTCGGCGCGTCGCTGTCGGACGTGGCCGCGATGGGCGCGAGCGCCACCTGCGCCGTCGCCGCCTACGCCGCCGTCGAACTCGACGAGACTGAACTCGGGGATTTCGTCCGGGGCGCGCGGGACGTCTGCGAGGCGGTTGACGCGTCGTACGTCGGCGGCGACCTCGACACCCATCGGGAGTTCACGACGGCGACGACGGCCATCGGCCGCACCGACGACCCGGTTCGTCGCTCTGGCGCGGAGTCGGGCGACCTGCTCTGCGTCACGGGCGAACTCGGCCGGTCGGCCGCCGCCGTCCGCCTGTTCGAGGCGAGCGAAACCGACCGCGCGAACGATCTGTTCCGGTTCACGCCCCGCGTCGCCGCCGGCGTCGCCCTCCGCGGGTCGGCCACGTCGATGATGGACTCCAGCGACGGCCTCGCCCGCTCGGCCCACCAGCTCGCGGAGGCCGGCGACTGCGGCTTCGAACTCGACTTCGACGCGCTCCCCGTCCACGACGCGGTCGAGGAGGTCGCGGCCGACGCCGACGACAGACGCGACCTCGCGGCGTTCTTCGGCGAGGACTTCGAACTCGTGTTCACGCTCCCCGAGTCGGCGCTTGACGCCGCCCGCGACGTGGCGGACGTGCCGCTCACGGTGGTCGGAAAAGCCGTCGAAGAATCCGCAGACGCGGCCGTCGTCGCCGACGGCGAGGCCGTACCGGACCGCGGTTACACCCACGGCGGCGGTGAGTAG
- a CDS encoding 30S ribosomal protein S19e, whose translation MVTIYDVPADALIEEVAGRLEDRIEQPDWMAFAKSGQTRELPPQQDDFWYVRGASLLRKVAMNGPVGVDRLSTEYGGLKRGSNRYSVSGAHSDAGSKNIIRTLLQQLEEEGLVETAKGEGRRITAEGTSFLDNAASDVLSDLDRPELERYA comes from the coding sequence ATGGTAACCATCTATGACGTCCCGGCGGACGCCCTCATCGAGGAGGTCGCCGGACGACTCGAGGACCGTATCGAGCAACCCGACTGGATGGCCTTCGCGAAGAGCGGCCAGACCCGCGAGCTGCCGCCCCAGCAGGACGACTTCTGGTACGTCCGCGGCGCGAGCCTGCTCCGCAAGGTCGCCATGAACGGCCCCGTCGGCGTCGACCGTCTCTCGACCGAGTACGGCGGCCTCAAGCGCGGCTCCAACCGATACAGCGTCTCCGGTGCGCACAGCGACGCCGGCAGCAAGAACATCATCCGCACGCTCCTCCAGCAGCTCGAAGAGGAGGGCCTCGTCGAGACCGCCAAGGGCGAGGGTCGCCGCATCACCGCCGAGGGGACGAGCTTCCTCGACAACGCCGCGTCCGACGTGCTCTCCGACCTCGACCGTCCGGAACTCGAACGCTACGCGTAG
- a CDS encoding DNA-binding protein translates to MSGSPDDERLEELRKKKMQELQEQRGGGGQGSAEQQQAEEAQQRAEQQKQALLKQHLTDEARQRLNAVQMSKPDFAEQVERQIVALAQSGRIQGRIDDDKMKALLKELQPESKSFNIRRR, encoded by the coding sequence ATGAGTGGCAGTCCCGACGATGAGCGACTGGAGGAGCTTCGAAAGAAGAAGATGCAGGAACTCCAAGAACAGCGGGGCGGCGGCGGACAGGGCTCCGCGGAGCAACAGCAGGCCGAGGAGGCCCAACAGCGCGCCGAACAGCAGAAACAGGCGCTTCTCAAACAGCATCTGACCGACGAGGCCCGCCAGCGCCTCAACGCCGTGCAGATGTCCAAGCCGGACTTCGCGGAGCAGGTCGAACGCCAAATCGTCGCCCTCGCCCAGAGCGGGCGCATTCAGGGCCGCATCGACGACGACAAGATGAAGGCGCTCCTGAAGGAGCTGCAGCCCGAGTCGAAGAGCTTCAACATCCGCCGCCGGTAA
- a CDS encoding site-2 protease family protein: protein MEQSESADGPPVEALRAVFDVHEVRSDGRRRIYYGESLVPEQMLVREIWSAFRGAGYDVEAQVSGLGETDVVIVEPASQGVEEIPWKNITLFALTILSTLFVGAYAWYYIPLSDIAANPLVLLQAWPFTAAVLGVLSVHELGHYAVGRYHGVNVSLPYLIPFIFPFGTLGAIIRMRGQMPDRKTLFDIGVAGPLAGLCATVVVTVIGLSLEPMTVPSEVLGRSGDMIVFNNPPLLDAIATVLNRPTEYADPRTVVHPVVIGGWVGMFFTVLNLLPVGQLDGGHMVRAMLGERQESLAAAVPLVLFSIAGYLHYIRGLGLNQSVGLWFFWGLMSTFIAYNGPAKPIDETPLGPARMVVGLVTFALGAACFLLVPIQVIPG, encoded by the coding sequence ATGGAACAGTCCGAATCGGCGGACGGACCGCCGGTGGAGGCACTTCGCGCCGTCTTCGACGTTCACGAGGTGCGGTCAGACGGTCGCCGACGTATCTACTACGGCGAGTCGCTCGTCCCCGAGCAGATGCTCGTCCGCGAAATCTGGTCGGCGTTCCGGGGAGCCGGCTACGACGTGGAAGCGCAGGTGTCCGGGCTCGGAGAGACCGACGTGGTCATCGTCGAACCGGCCTCGCAAGGCGTCGAGGAAATCCCGTGGAAGAACATCACGCTGTTCGCGCTGACGATTCTCTCGACGCTGTTCGTCGGCGCGTACGCGTGGTACTACATCCCCCTGTCGGACATCGCCGCGAACCCGCTGGTGTTGCTTCAGGCGTGGCCCTTCACCGCCGCCGTCCTCGGCGTTCTCTCGGTCCACGAGCTCGGCCACTACGCGGTCGGCCGATACCACGGCGTCAACGTCTCGCTGCCCTACCTCATCCCGTTTATCTTCCCGTTCGGCACGCTCGGTGCCATCATCCGCATGCGCGGCCAGATGCCCGACCGGAAGACGCTGTTCGACATCGGCGTCGCCGGCCCGCTCGCCGGGCTCTGTGCGACTGTCGTCGTCACCGTCATCGGCCTCTCGCTCGAACCGATGACCGTCCCGAGCGAGGTCCTCGGCCGGTCCGGAGACATGATCGTCTTCAACAACCCACCGCTCCTCGACGCCATCGCGACCGTACTCAATCGACCGACAGAGTACGCCGACCCCCGGACCGTCGTCCACCCCGTCGTCATCGGCGGCTGGGTCGGGATGTTCTTCACCGTCCTCAACCTGCTCCCGGTCGGCCAACTCGACGGCGGCCACATGGTCCGGGCGATGCTCGGGGAGCGCCAAGAATCGCTCGCGGCGGCCGTCCCGCTTGTCCTGTTCAGTATCGCGGGGTATCTCCACTACATCCGTGGGCTCGGTCTCAACCAGTCCGTCGGCCTGTGGTTCTTCTGGGGGCTGATGTCGACGTTCATCGCCTACAACGGCCCGGCGAAGCCGATAGACGAGACGCCGCTCGGCCCTGCGCGGATGGTCGTGGGCCTCGTTACGTTCGCCCTCGGCGCGGCGTGTTTCCTCCTCGTGCCGATTCAGGTCATTCCGGGATAA
- a CDS encoding DUF7563 family protein: protein MPTCQNCNSFVTEGYVRVFAPEGMDAPRVCPHCEDLVRDGSQVREARATRH, encoded by the coding sequence ATGCCTACATGTCAGAACTGCAATTCTTTCGTCACGGAAGGTTACGTCAGGGTGTTCGCCCCGGAGGGCATGGACGCCCCCCGCGTCTGTCCGCACTGTGAGGACTTAGTCCGGGACGGTTCGCAGGTCCGAGAAGCGAGAGCGACCCGACACTAA
- a CDS encoding M28 family metallopeptidase, with translation MDDLSPAVREAFARTWVDDRPWAFLTDLTAIGDRMAGGPGDRRASTLVADAFTDAGVRRVEFDPFEMARWTRGDTTLDLTAPDERRFEAVALPYAPPATVSGPLVDVGYGTPSEIDAADVDGALVVASTTTPAGGRFVHRMEKFNYAIGAGAVGFVFVNHVPGQLPPTGALRYDEEAAAPAVGVSAETGSWLTDYAARGGEATLAVGAETTPGESRNVEGRVGPDTDRELLLCAHFDAHDIAEGALDNGCGIAVVVTAARLLAEMDLALGVRVVGVGAEELGLTGSEHLADRLDLDRVAAVVNVDGAGRFRDLVAHSHTSEATAAVATRVGNETRHPVDIEPEPHPFSDQWPFVRAGVPALQLRSESGERGRGWGHTHADTRDKVDDRNVREHGMLTALIVRELAATAADGEIPRLDDELAAAFRDADFETGMKAAGIWPDGWE, from the coding sequence ATGGACGACCTCTCTCCCGCGGTCCGCGAGGCGTTCGCTCGGACGTGGGTCGACGACCGCCCGTGGGCGTTCCTCACCGACTTGACCGCCATCGGCGACCGGATGGCCGGCGGGCCGGGCGACCGACGCGCGAGCACGCTCGTCGCCGACGCCTTCACCGACGCGGGCGTCCGGCGCGTCGAGTTCGACCCCTTCGAGATGGCGCGCTGGACCCGCGGCGACACGACGCTCGACCTCACCGCACCCGACGAACGGCGCTTCGAGGCCGTCGCGCTTCCGTACGCTCCCCCGGCGACCGTCTCCGGTCCCCTCGTCGATGTCGGCTACGGCACGCCGAGCGAAATCGACGCCGCCGACGTGGACGGCGCGCTCGTCGTCGCCAGCACGACCACCCCCGCCGGCGGCCGGTTCGTCCACCGGATGGAGAAGTTCAACTACGCAATCGGCGCCGGCGCGGTCGGCTTCGTCTTCGTCAACCACGTCCCCGGCCAACTCCCGCCGACCGGGGCGCTCCGCTACGACGAGGAGGCCGCCGCCCCCGCGGTCGGCGTGAGCGCCGAAACCGGGTCGTGGCTGACCGACTACGCGGCCCGCGGCGGCGAAGCGACCCTCGCGGTCGGCGCCGAGACGACGCCCGGCGAGAGCCGGAACGTCGAGGGTCGCGTCGGCCCCGACACCGACCGCGAACTCCTCCTGTGCGCCCACTTCGACGCCCACGATATCGCTGAAGGCGCGCTCGATAACGGCTGTGGCATCGCGGTCGTCGTCACCGCGGCGCGACTCCTCGCCGAGATGGACCTCGCTCTCGGCGTACGCGTCGTCGGCGTCGGCGCGGAGGAACTGGGGCTAACCGGCTCCGAACATCTCGCGGACCGCCTCGACCTCGACCGCGTCGCCGCCGTCGTCAACGTCGACGGCGCGGGTCGGTTCCGCGACCTCGTCGCCCACAGCCACACCTCGGAGGCGACCGCCGCGGTGGCGACCCGCGTCGGCAACGAGACACGCCACCCGGTCGACATCGAACCCGAACCGCACCCGTTCAGCGACCAGTGGCCGTTCGTCCGCGCCGGCGTCCCGGCGCTCCAACTCAGGAGCGAAAGCGGCGAGCGCGGCCGCGGCTGGGGCCACACCCACGCCGACACCCGCGACAAGGTCGACGACAGAAACGTCCGCGAACACGGGATGCTGACCGCACTTATCGTCCGCGAACTCGCCGCGACCGCCGCCGACGGGGAGATTCCCCGACTCGACGACGAACTCGCCGCGGCGTTCCGCGACGCCGACTTCGAGACGGGAATGAAGGCGGCGGGCATCTGGCCCGACGGCTGGGAGTGA
- a CDS encoding DUF7123 family protein, with amino-acid sequence MSATVPPSTDDSSKEDRLKQYLLDRAKDGEMYFKSKFIADDVGLSPKEIGALMVKLRDSATDLSIEKWSYTSATTWRVETA; translated from the coding sequence ATGAGCGCAACAGTACCCCCCTCCACCGACGATAGCTCCAAGGAAGACCGCCTCAAGCAGTACCTGCTCGACCGTGCGAAAGACGGCGAGATGTACTTCAAGAGCAAATTCATCGCCGACGACGTCGGCCTGTCTCCCAAGGAAATCGGCGCCCTGATGGTCAAGCTCCGCGACTCCGCGACGGACCTGTCCATCGAGAAGTGGTCGTACACGAGCGCGACCACGTGGCGCGTCGAGACCGCCTGA
- the hisS gene encoding histidine--tRNA ligase codes for MYDRLKGFRDFYPGEMSARREVVDTVETAAARYGFREIGTPHLERTQMYVDKSGEEIVEELYAFEDKGGREVALTPELTPTVARMVVAKQQALSKPIKWVSTRPFWRYEQVQQGRFREFYQTNADIFGSSEPEADAEILAFCADALTDLGLTADDFEFRVSHRDILGGLLRSFDVDVDVADAVRAVDKSEKVERAEYLGLLSDAGLSYDQADEFADLIERGDLDEIAAFGGDDVEAAVENLRNVLAAADDFGAGEFCEVSLSTARGLDYYTGVVFECFDSTGDVSRATFGGGRYDDLIESFGGQSTPAVGVGIGGATLQLLCQRAGVWPDEELATDYYLLTVGDTRGVASDIARDLRAAGNVVEVDVSDRSFGAQMSYADSVNADTVVIVGERDLENGEVTVKDMASGDQTTVPVDDFPGDRDAPTYEDHE; via the coding sequence ATGTACGACCGACTCAAGGGATTTCGTGACTTCTACCCCGGCGAGATGTCGGCCCGGCGCGAGGTCGTCGACACCGTCGAGACCGCCGCCGCCCGCTACGGCTTCCGCGAAATCGGGACGCCCCACCTCGAACGGACCCAGATGTACGTCGACAAGTCCGGCGAGGAAATCGTCGAGGAGCTGTACGCCTTCGAGGACAAAGGCGGCCGCGAGGTGGCGCTCACGCCGGAGCTGACGCCGACGGTCGCCCGGATGGTCGTCGCCAAACAGCAGGCGCTGTCGAAGCCCATCAAGTGGGTCTCGACCCGGCCCTTCTGGCGCTACGAGCAGGTCCAGCAGGGTCGCTTCCGCGAGTTCTACCAGACCAACGCCGACATCTTCGGCTCCTCGGAGCCGGAGGCCGACGCCGAGATTCTGGCCTTCTGCGCCGACGCGCTGACCGACCTCGGCCTCACGGCCGACGACTTCGAGTTCCGCGTCTCCCACCGCGACATCCTCGGGGGCCTGCTCCGGTCGTTCGACGTCGACGTGGACGTCGCCGACGCGGTCCGCGCCGTCGACAAGTCCGAGAAGGTCGAGCGCGCGGAGTACCTCGGCCTCCTCTCCGACGCCGGCCTCTCGTACGACCAGGCCGACGAGTTCGCCGACCTCATCGAGCGCGGCGACCTCGACGAAATCGCGGCGTTCGGCGGCGACGACGTCGAAGCCGCGGTCGAGAACCTCCGGAACGTCCTCGCCGCCGCCGACGACTTCGGCGCGGGCGAGTTCTGCGAGGTGTCGCTTTCGACCGCCCGCGGGCTGGACTACTACACCGGCGTCGTCTTCGAGTGCTTCGACTCCACGGGCGACGTGTCGCGGGCGACGTTCGGCGGCGGCCGCTACGACGACCTCATCGAGTCGTTCGGCGGCCAGTCCACCCCCGCCGTCGGCGTCGGCATCGGCGGCGCGACGCTCCAACTGCTCTGCCAGCGCGCCGGCGTCTGGCCCGACGAAGAGCTGGCGACCGACTACTACCTCCTCACCGTCGGTGACACCCGCGGCGTCGCCTCCGACATCGCCCGCGACCTCCGCGCGGCGGGCAACGTCGTCGAGGTCGACGTGTCCGACCGGAGCTTCGGCGCGCAGATGTCCTACGCCGACTCCGTCAACGCCGACACGGTCGTCATCGTCGGCGAGCGCGACCTCGAAAACGGCGAGGTGACGGTCAAGGACATGGCCAGCGGCGACCAGACGACCGTCCCCGTCGACGACTTCCCCGGTGACCGCGACGCGCCGACCTACGAGGACCACGAGTAG
- a CDS encoding EamA family transporter, producing the protein MDPGIAYSVLAAFVWGVYIFALKRYFPGYSGAVLTVVVNAFAVLLYLPVTAVTYDPAAVPSLAELGATGVGIVAGTAALVGVALILFVDALEAGDVSYVAPINKLVPVFVLPIEILFLNQFLTGVQVLGVAVATVAVYVANYEGGAFLDPLRRAVRSRPAQLALASAACYAVSDVGKRVALQELGIPTSVFVPVLFVGSALAVLPVAVREWPGVRGDLPKFAAAGALVAVGEHVTSTAFGLVPASVASPIVNTQAIVAVVLGGVVLREARFGTRLVAAVLAVAGVSLIALGDAAALRALVG; encoded by the coding sequence ATGGACCCCGGCATCGCCTACTCCGTTCTCGCCGCGTTCGTCTGGGGCGTCTACATCTTCGCCCTGAAGCGGTACTTCCCGGGCTACTCCGGGGCGGTTCTCACGGTCGTCGTCAACGCCTTCGCCGTCCTCCTGTACCTCCCGGTCACGGCGGTGACGTACGACCCCGCGGCAGTCCCCTCGCTGGCCGAACTCGGCGCGACGGGCGTCGGAATCGTCGCCGGTACGGCCGCTCTCGTCGGCGTCGCGCTCATCCTGTTCGTCGACGCCCTCGAAGCCGGCGACGTGTCCTACGTCGCGCCCATCAACAAGCTCGTCCCGGTGTTCGTCCTCCCCATCGAGATTCTGTTTCTGAACCAGTTCCTGACGGGTGTTCAGGTCCTCGGCGTCGCGGTCGCCACCGTCGCCGTCTACGTCGCGAACTACGAGGGCGGGGCGTTCCTCGACCCGCTCAGACGCGCCGTCCGGTCGCGGCCCGCCCAACTCGCGCTCGCCAGCGCGGCCTGTTACGCCGTCAGCGACGTGGGCAAACGCGTCGCCCTACAAGAACTCGGCATCCCGACGAGCGTGTTCGTCCCGGTGCTTTTCGTCGGCTCGGCACTCGCCGTCCTCCCCGTCGCAGTGCGGGAGTGGCCGGGCGTCCGCGGCGACCTCCCGAAGTTCGCCGCGGCGGGCGCGCTCGTCGCCGTCGGCGAACACGTCACCTCGACGGCCTTCGGGCTGGTGCCGGCGAGCGTCGCCTCGCCCATCGTCAACACGCAGGCCATCGTCGCCGTCGTCCTCGGCGGGGTCGTCCTCCGAGAGGCGCGGTTCGGCACGCGCCTCGTCGCCGCCGTCCTCGCGGTCGCCGGCGTCTCGCTCATCGCCCTCGGCGACGCGGCGGCGCTCCGCGCCCTCGTCGGGTAG
- a CDS encoding lysylphosphatidylglycerol synthase transmembrane domain-containing protein: MARENLHATVLGFAAAVVVFAVLFYFAGVDELVDRVTMAEPTYLIAILAITLVWLVAWGASLKTVLGVLGVNVSTARSFLIFTGATFSNNITPFGQAGGEPVTALLISRSTDTEYETGLAAIASVDTINFVPSITIALIGAGYYATEVTLGRNLEIALVAVIALAVGVPAAVYTAWKRRYGLERRLIGALTPFIRTIARYVPRVSVPTNDGIERRINGFFRSIERVGRNPRGLAVALGLSGFGWFCQMVALWVAFHAIGAPIAFSIALFVVPIGAIAGVTPLPGGAGGIEWTLAILVAAASSAVSFDVATAGIVVFRGFVYWVPVVLGGLVMSTESARGWRS; this comes from the coding sequence ATGGCCCGCGAGAACCTCCACGCGACGGTGCTCGGTTTCGCAGCGGCAGTCGTCGTCTTCGCCGTCCTGTTCTACTTCGCGGGCGTGGACGAACTCGTCGACCGGGTGACGATGGCCGAGCCGACCTACCTGATCGCCATCCTCGCCATCACGCTCGTCTGGCTCGTCGCGTGGGGCGCGTCGCTGAAGACCGTCCTCGGCGTGCTCGGCGTGAACGTCTCGACAGCCCGCTCGTTTCTCATCTTCACGGGCGCGACGTTCTCGAACAACATCACCCCGTTCGGACAGGCGGGCGGCGAGCCCGTGACGGCGCTTCTCATCTCCCGGAGCACCGACACCGAGTACGAGACCGGGCTGGCGGCCATCGCCAGCGTCGACACCATCAACTTCGTCCCCTCGATCACCATCGCGCTCATCGGCGCGGGCTACTACGCCACCGAAGTGACGCTCGGCCGCAACCTCGAAATCGCGCTCGTCGCCGTCATCGCCCTCGCCGTCGGCGTTCCGGCGGCCGTCTACACCGCGTGGAAGCGCCGCTACGGCCTCGAACGCCGGCTCATCGGTGCCCTGACGCCGTTCATCCGAACCATCGCGCGATACGTCCCGCGGGTGTCGGTGCCCACGAACGACGGCATCGAGCGCCGCATCAACGGCTTCTTCCGCTCTATCGAACGCGTCGGCCGAAACCCGCGGGGGCTGGCGGTCGCGCTCGGCCTGTCGGGGTTCGGCTGGTTCTGCCAGATGGTCGCGCTCTGGGTGGCGTTTCACGCCATCGGCGCGCCCATCGCCTTCTCCATCGCGCTGTTCGTCGTCCCTATTGGGGCGATAGCCGGTGTGACGCCGCTCCCCGGCGGCGCGGGCGGCATCGAGTGGACGCTCGCCATCCTCGTCGCCGCCGCGAGCTCCGCCGTCTCGTTCGACGTGGCGACCGCCGGCATCGTCGTCTTCCGGGGGTTCGTCTACTGGGTGCCCGTCGTCCTCGGCGGCCTCGTGATGAGCACGGAGAGCGCGCGCGGGTGGCGGTCCTGA
- the truA gene encoding tRNA pseudouridine(38-40) synthase TruA has product MRAFRVAYDGRPYHGFQRQPDVPTVEDAIFDACRALGVCDDDEEPTDYAAAGRTDAGVSALAQTVAFECPDWCTPRALNSELPGTVRAWADADAPDDFHARHWPTRREYVYDLHAPTEGFDDDRAKAAFDACRGDHDFRNLTPDDHGTVRAIDGGLTRDGDFLLVRVEAGGFARELVRRLVSLVRAVGSDAAPLSKVDDALGPDHLDGPEGIAPAPPTPLLLTAVDYPEVEFDVDAMAAESAAAAFEERALADRIGWRVGSRIREGVERAGDARRVGDGEDRG; this is encoded by the coding sequence ATGCGCGCCTTCCGCGTCGCCTACGACGGACGCCCGTACCACGGGTTCCAGCGACAGCCGGACGTGCCCACCGTCGAGGACGCCATTTTCGACGCCTGCCGCGCGCTCGGCGTCTGCGACGACGACGAGGAGCCGACCGACTACGCCGCCGCCGGGCGGACCGACGCCGGCGTCTCCGCGCTCGCCCAGACCGTCGCATTCGAGTGTCCCGACTGGTGTACGCCGCGGGCGCTGAACTCGGAGCTACCGGGGACGGTCCGAGCGTGGGCCGACGCCGACGCCCCCGACGACTTCCACGCCCGGCACTGGCCGACCCGCCGCGAGTACGTTTACGACCTCCACGCGCCGACGGAGGGGTTCGACGACGACCGGGCGAAAGCCGCCTTCGACGCCTGCCGCGGCGACCACGACTTCCGCAACCTCACGCCCGACGACCACGGAACGGTCCGCGCCATCGACGGCGGCCTGACCCGCGACGGCGACTTCCTCCTCGTGCGCGTCGAGGCCGGCGGCTTCGCCCGCGAACTCGTCCGCCGACTCGTCTCGCTCGTCCGCGCCGTCGGGTCGGACGCGGCCCCACTTTCGAAGGTGGACGATGCGCTCGGTCCCGACCACCTCGACGGCCCCGAGGGCATCGCACCCGCGCCGCCGACGCCCCTGCTTCTCACGGCGGTCGACTACCCGGAAGTCGAGTTCGACGTGGACGCGATGGCCGCCGAGAGCGCCGCGGCGGCGTTCGAAGAGCGGGCGCTGGCGGACCGTATCGGCTGGCGCGTCGGCTCGCGCATCCGCGAGGGAGTCGAGCGGGCGGGCGATGCCAGACGCGTCGGCGACGGCGAAGACCGCGGTTGA
- a CDS encoding universal stress protein yields the protein MYDRILVPVDGSGPADEALDRALDLAAATDATLYALYVVDERALHATQLDAGGLVRAYEAEGERIVSEAVEAAEADGTEVVTAVEHGSPHRAILRYAEEVDADLIVMGTHGRRSIERYLLGSVTERVLRLVDVPVLSVRSEDSPVERE from the coding sequence ATGTACGACAGGATTCTCGTCCCGGTGGACGGGAGCGGCCCCGCCGACGAGGCGCTCGACCGCGCGCTCGACCTCGCGGCGGCGACGGACGCGACGCTGTACGCCCTCTACGTCGTCGACGAGCGCGCCCTCCACGCGACACAACTCGACGCCGGCGGCCTCGTCCGCGCCTACGAGGCGGAAGGCGAGCGCATTGTCTCCGAGGCCGTCGAGGCGGCCGAGGCTGACGGCACCGAGGTCGTCACGGCCGTCGAACACGGCTCGCCGCACCGGGCAATTCTCCGGTACGCCGAGGAGGTCGACGCCGACCTCATCGTGATGGGCACCCACGGCCGCCGCAGCATCGAGCGCTACCTGCTCGGGAGCGTCACCGAGCGCGTGCTCCGACTGGTCGACGTGCCGGTGCTCTCCGTCCGAAGCGAGGACTCGCCGGTCGAACGCGAGTGA
- a CDS encoding alpha hydrolase, with the protein MELALLYSGGKDSSLAALLLDTFYDVTLVTAHFGVTKDWTHARDAAAELGYAFETLELDREVAAAATARMVEDGYPRGGIQHVHEHALEAVCGLDFDAVADGTRRDDRVPSISRAQAQSLEDRHGVDYLSPLSGFGRGAVDRLVESHLDVETGPSEEIPKADYEGELRHLIAAEHGQAAVDEVFPDHVQSYVHGRR; encoded by the coding sequence GTGGAACTCGCGCTCCTCTACAGCGGCGGCAAGGACTCCTCGCTCGCCGCGCTGCTTCTCGACACCTTCTACGACGTGACGCTCGTGACCGCCCACTTCGGGGTCACGAAAGACTGGACTCACGCCCGCGACGCGGCGGCCGAACTCGGCTACGCCTTCGAGACGCTGGAGCTCGACCGCGAGGTCGCGGCGGCGGCGACCGCCCGGATGGTCGAAGACGGCTACCCCCGCGGCGGCATCCAACACGTCCACGAACACGCGCTCGAAGCGGTCTGCGGCCTCGACTTCGACGCCGTCGCCGACGGCACCCGCCGCGACGACCGCGTCCCCTCGATTTCGCGGGCGCAGGCCCAGAGCCTCGAAGACCGCCACGGCGTCGACTACCTCTCGCCGCTTTCGGGGTTCGGTCGCGGCGCGGTCGACCGCCTCGTCGAGTCGCATCTCGACGTGGAGACCGGCCCGTCCGAGGAGATTCCGAAGGCCGACTACGAGGGCGAACTCCGCCACCTCATCGCCGCCGAACACGGGCAGGCGGCGGTCGACGAGGTGTTCCCGGACCACGTCCAGAGCTACGTCCACGGCCGGCGCTGA
- a CDS encoding HAD family hydrolase gives MCYDAVIFDNDGVLTKPTLLEVQREAVRRAFDEFDVEPTTETVDGVINGGLTRLRRICAVHDVPVDDFWSHHETHAAATQRACLENGTKPLYDDVAALDDIDHPLAVVSNNQHATIEHILDVFDIGDRFEVAYGRDPTVEGARVKKPDPHYIERAMGELGVDSALYVGDSNVDVVAADRAGIDSAFIRRPHRDGYQLAAEPTYELDSLDELLAVC, from the coding sequence ATGTGCTACGACGCTGTCATCTTCGACAACGACGGCGTGCTGACGAAGCCGACGCTGCTCGAAGTCCAGCGGGAGGCGGTCAGGCGGGCGTTCGACGAGTTCGACGTGGAGCCGACGACCGAGACGGTCGACGGCGTCATCAACGGCGGCCTCACACGCCTGCGCCGCATCTGCGCGGTCCACGACGTGCCGGTCGACGACTTTTGGTCGCACCACGAGACCCACGCCGCGGCGACCCAGCGGGCGTGTCTGGAAAACGGGACGAAACCGCTGTACGACGACGTGGCCGCCCTCGACGACATCGACCACCCGCTGGCGGTCGTGAGCAACAACCAGCACGCGACCATCGAGCACATTCTGGACGTGTTCGACATCGGTGACCGCTTCGAGGTGGCCTACGGCCGCGACCCGACCGTCGAGGGCGCGCGGGTGAAGAAGCCGGACCCGCACTACATCGAGCGCGCCATGGGCGAACTCGGCGTCGATTCGGCGCTCTACGTCGGTGACAGCAACGTCGACGTGGTCGCGGCCGACCGCGCCGGCATCGACTCGGCGTTCATCCGCCGACCGCACCGCGATGGCTACCAGTTGGCCGCCGAGCCGACCTACGAACTCGACTCGCTCGACGAACTGCTCGCGGTGTGCTGA